Within Metabacillus sp. KUDC1714, the genomic segment TCAAGTTGATAGACAGCATCAATGGTGTCTTTTCGGTCTTTATCTGCTTTTTCAATATGGTCCTCAAAGCTATTAGTTGAATAGGGATTAAGGGGTATGAGGTCATCAATTCCATTAAATATCCTTTGTAGCTCATCCTGCTGACTTGCGACCATATCCTTTTGGTTTCTTATGTGATGCGCCAGTTCATCTTCAAGAAATGGAAGGTGGACTACTGTATTTCCCGATAGGTCTTTATCTTCTGTACTTCCTTGAATTCCATTAAAAAAAACGATGTGTCGATCTGTAAGACGGAGCCAGGCTTCTATAACATCGATTTGGGCTTGGTAAAAGTTCTTGATGGCATCAGCTCCCTTGCCTTGGAACTGGTCATCTAGATTGACGATGTCATTGCATTTTCGTTTTACCTGTTCAAGCTGCTCTCTTAGATTTTTATATCCTTGTGATCGATCTTTCATTGTATGTATAAATGATTTTGTATCCAATACTTTCAAAACGTCCTTTGCACCTCCTTTTGCTTTCTCTATTCCAAGATTATCCTGTATATTTAAACTCCAATAAAACGTTAAAGTTCTTACTACAAATCCAAGAAAATAAAGTCTGTTTCCTAGTACCTTGGAAACAGACTCATAATATCATTATCTACCTAGTTTATTATCAATCTCAGTTGTATCTACATTCTCGCCAAATAAATCTTTTAGTTTATTTTTGGCTAGCATTTTAATTTCATCATCCACATATAAAGCTACTTGAACTAAAGCGAATATTAAAACACTTAAGTCATCAGCATATCCTACACCAACTGCTAAGTCGGGTATAATATCTAGAGGTAAAATAAAGTAACCTAAAGCCCCAACAATGGTTGCTTTAACTTTTAATGGTACATCTGGCTTTTGAAGTGTGTAATAAAGTAATAGAACCGCGTAGACTACAGAAGTTCCAGCTCTTTTAGAAAATTTTTGAACCTTAGTCCAAAACTTTTCCTCTGAAAAATGCTCTTCGTGTTGATTTATATCTTCAGCATTCAGTTTTTCTGCTTCATCTTTTAAATCAGCAACTCGTTCTTCTTCAATTTCAATTTCGCCGACTTCATCAATATTAGGTGAGGATATTTTGACTAGATCTGTTTTCTTCTTAAATAGATTTTTTAACATGAAATCACTCCAAGGATTAGTAAATTACAAATACATTTTACACCATAATTATCCATTTATCATCTTTTAATTTAAAACACTAGTATTTCAAATAAATTAATTGTAATTGCTTACATTTGTCTTTTCCTCTACTAACTTTTATAGATTATATACTTCTCCGATCAAGATACACTTTTAGATACACCTATTACACGATAATAATCTATAAACTTATTCATCTACTCACTCCAACGTATTTCCTATTAAGGCTTTAAATAGATTAGAATCTCTACTCTATTAGCTATAATATATAAAGACGTTTTACCATAAATATACATTATTTTTTAGTAATATTATTGGTAATTCACTTAATGTTAAACGTCTATAATCAAGTGCAATTGCAATGTAGTTTCGGCGGGCCCTGTCCGTTAGTTTTTTATCTATTTTTTTATAAAGTCACCTGATAATAAAGTCTATGTTGCACAGTATGTGTCAAATACAAAAAACGATCACTACAAAGTGATCGCTGTTAAAATGTATATATCGTAACCAGTATCCTTGTACTGTGCAATAGCGCTGCTTTCCATTAACAACACTTTGTCAAATAAAAGGATTATATTATGGAAAAAGACATAGAATTTCATCTATGTCACTAAGGTTTCGTAATTAAATACACAGGGTCAACTTATATATTATTTTACTAAGTAACCCTGTTGTTATTCATGAAAACATCAATGTGCCGAATATCGCTCCTCGTGATTGATTACGCGGCGAATGAAGAATGCTATAATCAAGCCAATTAATGCTATGATCATCGTAAACCAAAACACGTTTTGTGATCCTGCTGTCATCGCTTTTGCTATTTCGTTCAGCCTAGTCGGATCTGAGGAGCCGTGCAAGTATTTCTCCATACCACCCGTAAGGGTGCTAACTGCTACAGCAATTCCAATCGCGCCTGCCACCTGCTGCAGTGTGTTTAAGACTGCCGTGCCATGCGGGTATAACTCCGGCGGCAATTGATTTAGCCCGTTCGTTTGAGCTGGCATCCATACCATGCCTATCCCAACCATGAGACCGATATGCAATACCACGATAAATGCCACTGAAGAAGCAGGAGATAGTGTAGTAAAGAACCATAACATGATTGAAACGATCACGAGTCCGGGAATTACGAGCCATTTTGGCCCATATTTATCGAACAAATGCCCCATTCGCGGGGAGAGGATACCGTTCAAAGCGCTGCCCGGCAAAAGCATGAGTCCCGCAGTGAACACAGACAACCCTGCACCCGTTTGCAGAAACATCGGCAGAATAATCATACTCGACATAATAATCATCATACATGACAGTACCAGAAGCAGCCCAACGACATACATCGGATACTTGAAAACGCTAAGGTTCATCATCGGATCATTCATTAAGATTTGGCGCAGTACGAATAGCATCAGCGCGACAAGCCCAACAATGATTGAAGTGAGCACAACTAAACTGCCCCATCCTTCAGATCCTTCGCCTGCTTTACTGAAACCGAAGACAACTCCTCCAAAGCCAATTGTTGACAGTGCGACAGACAGCAGATCTACCCGGGGCTTCGTTACATCGGTGACATTTTCCAAGTACTTCAGTCCTATCAACAACCCAATAATCAGGAATGGTAACGAGAACCAGAAGATATAATGCCATGTAAAATACTCTATTAATAGACCACCTATGGTAGGACCGGTTGCTGGCGCAAACATGATAACAAGTCCGACAAACCCCATTGCCGCCCCCCGCTTCTCAGGTGGATAGATGACAAGAATGGTATTGAACAAGAGTGGGAGCAACAAGCCCATGCCTACAGCCTGTAAAACTCGTGCGAACATTAACATTTCAAAATTGAACGCAAGCGCAGCAATCAACGTACCAACGATTAGGCTGATGAGAGAACCTGTGAACATCTGCCTTGTCGTAAACATCTGCAGCAACAACCCGCTCATTGGCATTAAAATGCCTAGAGTCAACAAGAACCCAGTTGTTAACCACTGTGCGGTTGCTGCCGAAATTTGGAAAACTTCCATTAGATTAGTCATTGCAATATTGAGGGCAGTTTCGCTGAACATGCCGACGAAACCGCAGATAAGCAGCGATGCCATAATGGCACGCGTATTGTATTGATTCTTCATTTTATATCTCCTCGTAAATCAATTTTAAGTAATATCAGATTATTTTTTAGCAAATCCTTGTTTGTTTAAATACTCAAGCATAAAGGGTAGTCTGCTTCTATCAAGATGATCCTCAATGTGATCTTTCCATCCCTTTACTTTCTTAACTGTGAAAGGCGCTTTAACAGGACGATTTTGGTAATATTCACGCATCTGTTCGTCATAAGTTGCTAATTTTTCTTCATCTAGTGGTTGATACTGATTATCAAACATGACCATCGATTGAGGTAAACGTGGTTTTAGTCCAGGCTTCTCTCCAGCAGGATGTCCTATGCATAGCCCTACTAAAGGAATCACAAACTTTGGTAAATTTAATACCTCGGTTAATTCTGTAATATTAGCTCTTACTCCACCGATATAGACACCACCGAGTCCCATTGATTCTGCTGCAGTTAAAGCATTTTGAGCCATTAGCCCAGCATCGAATGTACCTATTAAAAGGTATTCAATATAGTCAAGGTTTACCTTGGGTGCAATTTCATTATTTCTGTTAAAATCTGCACAAAAAATCCAAAACTCTGCTGCTTCTTCAATATAAGGTTGATTTACAGAGAGTTGCATCACTTTTTTTCGTAGTTCTGGATCTGTAATTCTAATGATAGAAACCACTTGTAGTAGACTAAATGATGAAGTTTGATTAGCTGCCTTAAAGATTGCATCTCGTTGTTCCTCTGTCAGTGGTTGATTTGTAAAAGAACGAATGGATGTATGATTATGAAGCAATTCAAGGGTATTATTCATTTGAATCCTCTCCTCTATTAATTATTGTTATCTTTCAGCCTTCAGTATTGGTAAGGAACTCCCATATTCTCGCGCAGTGTTTTTCCTTCATATTCCCTGTGGAACAAACCGCGGTCCTGCAAAATTGGGACAACCAGCTCCACAAAATCAGCAACTCCATCATAGGCTATATCCGGAACAACCGAGAAGCCATCACATGCACCAGCCAAAAACCATTCTTCCAGGAAGTCGGCAACTTGTATAGGGGTGCCGGCAACTACTGGATGATAGTTAATGACTCCGTGGGCAAGAACGTCTCGAATGGATAGCCTTTTTTTCAGCAGCTCTAAAGCTCTGTGGGAGCGTGGATCCATTGGGTTGGCATATGCCTTTTTCAACATGTCAGTTGCTAAAGGTTGATCAATATCTACCGAGTGCACCGATAGTGGTAAACCAACCATGGAACCAAGGTATCTTACCCTACTTGGAATCTCTTCAGGATTAAAACTCATAAGCTGTCTTCGCCGTTCTAAAGCTTCTTCTTCAGTTGAACCTATGGAAAACATAAAACCTGCATACATCTTGATATCATCGGGATTTCGGCCAAAATGAGCTGCACTTTGTTGGAGCGCTTGCCTATGTTCACGAGCAGACTCAATGTCATAAGGGTTAGCATAGACACCAGAAGCGTACCTCCCCGCTAATTCCAACCCTTCCTGCCCTCCTCCTGCCTGGAAAATAACTGGCTGACCTTGCTCAGAGGGCGGTATAGGCAAAGGACCACGAGATGCATAATATTGCCCTTGAAGATTTATAGGCTGAATTTTGTCCATGTCGGCAAATTTTCCTCCTTCTGCATCTAACGTCCACGCGTCTTGTTCCCAACTCCCCCATAATGCTTGAACAATTTGTATACTTTCATGAGCCTTGTCATATCTTTCTTTGCGATTGGCAACTTGAGTGCCAAAATTTGCTGCCGCTAATGGCTCGGATGTGGTGACCGCATTCCAGCCTACACGTCCATTACTTATAACATCGAGTGCTTTGAATTGACGTGCTATGTTGTATGGATAATTAAATGTCGTTGATAGTGTAGCAACAAGACCAATATGTTTCGTTTCTCTAGCTACAGCCATTAGTGCTAACATAGGATCCATTGGGAACATAGGAGTCTGAGAACCTAAGTCGACGGTTAATGCTGGGGTATCGGCGATAAAGATCATTTGAAATTTTCCTTTTTCAGCTATTTTAGCTCGCTCTACATAACTATCCGTATTTGTGTAGGCTGCTGGGTCGGTACCAGGCATTCTCCAAGCGCTGAATTCAGCTCCGTATCCAGAAACCATTTGTAATGCTAGTTGAAGCTCTTTTCTTTTTTCCATGTATCTCTTCTCCTTTATTTTAAAATAGCTCCAAGTAACAAATGAGCCGTAGTATATTACAGTAGATTTGAAAGTCAGAAAATATTTAGCTTGCTAACTAATTTAGTGGATTTTATAACCTTTTTACGATATAGAAACTATTTATATTTAGGTTGTTAAACAAATAGTTAGCATGCTAACTATCAACATAGAGAAAACTTAGAACAAGTTTCTCTCCATGCGCTTCATTAGTTCTCTTAAGATTAAGAGTTCTTCCGGTGAGATTGAATGGAGTAATTTTGCTTGCTGCTGTTTCCATTTGAGATCAACTGGTTCCTCTAATTTTTTTCCTTTGTCCGTTAGATAAATTCGCATTACCCTTGCATCTTGTTCATCACGTTTTCGATATATGAATCCATTTAGCTCCAGCGATTTAACCATATTTGTTACCGTAGGCGGTTCGCATTTTAAATGTTCACATAGTTGCATTTGTGTTATTCCATCACCTAACCACAAACGAGCGAGTAATCTATCCTGACCTACATGAAGATTAAGTTCTCTTAGATTTTCGCTATAGTCTCTGCGCATTTTGGATGATACTTTATCTAATGACTCACGAATATCGCATCCAACCTTATCGTTCATAGATATGCCCTCCACTACTGAATTTTACTTAGCAAGCTAACTTTATCACAGTTAAAATTTAGTTGTCCATCTAACTTAAGAAACCTACTCTCATTTTATCAGGCTGAATTTATCTAGAACCTACGACAAAAGGATGGATCTATGCATCCACATCATCTGTTAAACACTGAAATGTCCGGATACTGTAAATTACACCGTTTGGCCTATCAACTTGTTGTATGGAGTAATTTTGTTACAGACTCTAGAATAAAACCAATTCTCAATTTTTAAAAGAGGGCAATAAAAGTTGCCATAGTACATTTTTTTGTACCTAATAGCTTGGTTATAAAAAAAAGCTGCCGCAATGACAGCCTCGACCTTAAACCATTTAGTTTTGAATTAGGGGTAACTGGTAACCGATGAATGTGAGAGCTTTGGTTAGTCTGCGTGCTCCCCAAACTTCTTCCCGAACTCTTCCATCAAATCAATAATAGGGATTAATTCTTCCCCTTTTGAGGTTAGTGAATACTCAACACGAGGAGGAACCTCTGGAAAAACTTTGCGATTAATTAAACCATCTGTTTCCAGTTCTCGAAGTTGCTTTGTAAGAGAACCTTGTGAAATATCCCATAAAAAGGCTTTAATTTCACTATAGCGACGCTCTTTGGTCTTTAAATACCATAGAATTACATATTTCCAACGTCCGGAGAGGATATTTTGGGTATAGGCAATGCCATAAAATTCTCTTTGTTCCTTTATACACTCTTTATCAAATCCATCCTTACATATCCTAGACACCTACTTCACCTGCTTTCTACTGTTAAGTACAAAAAAATGTACTACGTCATTTTTTATTGCCTACTTTAAAAAGATGGGAAATGATTTTATTCTAGTATATGTAACAGAAATACTCAATACGTTTTTACTATCGATTGAATATATATTTACCGTTTGATAAACATTTGATTATGTAACTTTAGCAAGAGTAATTCTTTTATATACAAATTCTTTAGGAGGAACAATCATGAGATTTGGAATTATCGGTGCAGGACCAATTGGGTCAATCATTTCTAAAAAATTAGTTAAGAATGGACATGATGTCAAAATTGCAGATGCACGAGGAATTGAACGTTTAGAAGGAAAAGAGTTTGCTGGAACAGCTGTACTTGTAGAGGATGCAATTAAAAATATTGAAGTTCTTATAATATCTCTCCCTATAAAGGCACTGCCAAGCATTCGGAACATTATCGATCAAGTCGGGGAGGAAGTAATTATTGTAGATACTTCAAATTATTATCCTTTTAGAGACGGTAAAATTGAAGAAATAGAGAACGGGATGGTTGAAAGTGTTTGGGTTTCAAATCAATTTGGCAGACCTATCATAAAAGCTTTCAACAACTTATTAGCCTACACTTTAGAACATGAAGGAAAATCCGAGGATTCTAGTGGACGAATCACAATGGCAGTTGCTGGTAATAACCAATCACAAAAACAAGTAGTCATGGACATAGTATCCGATCTAGGCTTCGACGCAGTAGATAATGGTTCTTTAACTGACTCTTGGAGACAACAGCCAGGAACTCCTGCTTACTGCACAGAGCTAACAAAAAATGATCTTAAGGAAGCGTTGAAAAAGGCAAATAAAGAAAAAGCACCATTACTACGAGACAAGGTGATGGAACGGTTTGCAGAGCTCTTTGCAGAAAAAAAGCAAGGGGAATTATCACATAAGGATATTGTAAATATAAACAGAGAAATATACAATTCGTAAAAACAAAGGTGCGCTCATTAAAGCGTACCTTTTTGTATACCACCCCGATTGGCTAAAATATTTTCTTTCATAAAGCATCTAAATTAGGAGTTCTTTATTGCGCAGTATACGTCAAATACGAAAAACGATCACTAAAAAAGTGATCGCCTTAAAACTTTTATATAGTTACCAGTATATTTGTACTGCGCAACAAATAGATCTGTTGTTTTTCATTTTTCTTGTTAAACATAATCCCCCCGTTAGCACAAGAAGATTATGTTTGTATCTTTAACTTTCCCCTTTTATTATCAGGCTGTTTTAACCAATAACAAACACCCTTACCTGCTAATGGCTCATCATTGTATCTTGGTATAACGTGAAAATGACAATGGAATATTTCTTGGTTTGAGACCTTTCCAGCATTCCAACCAAGTGTGTATCCATCAGGAGAGTATTTACCATCCAGTATTTCTTCCACATAGGTTTGGCTATTTTATCTCAATTGTTTCAAATTTGGGATTCTTTAGTTCTTTACTAATGTCCATTAATTCTATCCCCTTCTTATTCATCTCAACGAACTCAGCTCGTTACTTCAATAAAACAGCCACTTATCCTGCTTAGATCAGTAGCTGCTCTTCTTTCATTAAGTACACTATTCACAATTTATCTTGCAATTGATGTAAAAACGATATTACCCTTTAAATGATACCCCTTCTTCTACTAAACGACCCTATACTTTAAGTGAAAATCTTCACAAAGTCCTCTAAATTAGAAGTATGCTTAATTCGCAGTATGTGTCAAATACGAAAGGCGACCACTTTTATAATGATCGCCTTAGTTCATTATTATCTTGGTTACAAGTATTCTTGTACTACGCATTAAACGAAAATTTTCTTATTAGACCTGATCCGGTTTGTGGTAACTTGAGTAGGAATGTGATAGGATTTATATAATTCTAAATATTTAAATTTTTGAATTTTTAATCTTAATAGGAAAGGACGACTGAGATTACAAATGATTATTGATTGCCATTTCCATGTTGATGAAACGATGTTAGCGCTAGAAAAAATGATTGAAGAGATGGATAAAAACAATGTTGAGAAAACCGCATTAATTCCACCTTTTAATGAAACCATGTATGAAAAAGAAAGTACATACCAGGATAACCTACACCGCTTATTCCGCTTTTTTATCATGAATTTCCCCAAAATAGGCTTTAAGATTTATGACGGATTAGTTAAAGATGGTTACTTTAAAGTAAATGGAAGCTTTAAGATACTTACCGAGCCAAATAATGACATTGTAGCAAATGCGATAAAACGCTATCCTGATCGTTTTCTAGGCTGGGCTGCCGTTAACCCAACTGTTCCAGAATCTGTAGAGACGTTAGAGACATACCTTAACCTAACTGGTTTTATTGGAGTAAAAGCCCATCCATTTATGCATAAGTATAGTATTAAAGAACTCGATTCCGTTGGAGCCTTATGCCAAAACAGAGACATCCCAATGATTATTCATCTATCTTCAGAACCAAATTCCTACAAATACTTACCTGACAAATATCCCAATCTCAAAGTTATTTATGCTCATGCAGGACTTCCTTTTTGGAAAAGCCTGTGGCAATATGCAAAGGAAAAACCCAATGTTTACGTGGACACATCAAGTGATTACCTTACCTCCTCTATCGTAAGAAATGTAGTTCAGGCACTTGGGTATCGCAAAGTATTGTATGGCTGCGATGGACCATATGGAATGAAAAAGTTTAATGAGTACGATTACTCGGATAAAAGAAGTTGGGTTGATTCTTTAGACATTCCAGGGGAACATAAGGAATTTATTCTAGGGAAGACTTTTATGGACTTAATTAAGAGGACTGACACCCGTTAATTTTAGTGAAATTCTTCACTAAGTCCTCTAAAACAGAAGTTGTTTATTGCGCAATAATCGTCAAATGAACAACAACTTATTGAATCAAATACTTTTTATGCTGCTCTCGCTTTCGCTCATGAGTAATCTTTGCATATCTAAGTGTCGTAACTGGTGAACTATGTCCTAAGAGCTCCTGAATCGCGACCAATTCAGCACGAGTTGTTTTCTTTATTTTTCGGTCCAAGCCTATTACAATTTTCATATTGAGGCTTTGAATTCCTTTATTTTTTGCATTAAACCCTAATAAATTTTTCAGAGATATCTATTTATTATGTCGTTTGTTAACTTCAATTGTAATGAACTCCGGCAAATAGCTGGGAGTACATCCTTTTGCTACTATTTCATCTTTGTAAAGACCCGTTTTCTCACCAAGTTTAATACAACGTACACGATTCTTTTCATCATAAACGCCTATCCAGCCTGCGGTGAAATTCATAGCCCATTGAACTTCCGGTTCTTCCTGCGTAATATTAGCTTCTAATGCAGATAGCAAGTATGCGGTGTTATCAGGCGGTGTTTGTCCAGTCCATCTCAATCGCCCTTGATAATACCAGAAAGCTCGCCTTTGAAGAGCAGAAGGACTATTTTCCCATGACTCCATCAATGCAATTTTTTTCTTGTCTTTGGTGAGCTGATTAGCCATTAACCAATCCATTAAGTTATTTCGCTCATCAAAAGTGTGAGTCTGCATATCCTTATCAAGCTTATTTAGCACATCTTGTGAAAGAAGTTTTTTGTCCATAATTAAGATTGCTAATAGTCTGGGCAAAAACTCTTCGGTTGACCAAAGTTCCATAGCTAGTTCGTGATCTTTTTTAATGTCCTTCGCGATTTTTCGTAAGTCGCCTAGCTTAGTTTTACTATTGATCTGAGCTAGAATGTTTTCTACTTTTGAAGAGCGTTTTATTTCTATATCTTTTTTTTCATCCATTTTAGACAACTCCTTTATTAAAGCACTGTTTCATAATATGTCCTTGACGGGATATATCAAGAACTTAATTTCGTTATAAGTCTTATTGCAGTGGTGTGTCTCCAAAGTTAATATTGTAGTATATATCGTATTAAAGCTTTCTCCATCTATAATAGAAGAGCAACCATCTTTAATATAATAATAACATTTACTTCCTTTTAATTGGATACGAAAAGAGCATTCCTTTTTAAAGAAACGCACCCGTTAGTTAAACAATATCTTAAATTCATTCCTATTCGATCATTTAGCTATATTAATCATCTGTTCTTCTGTCAGTGTTAAACTATCCATTTCTAAGTAAGGATCTTTTTGAACCCAACGCAAAATTCCACCAACAGGATTTTCGTTATTTTTTGAAGCTTTAAATGCTGAAAAATACCCCTTATAGCCATTTATATTTACTGCCTTATCATTCACCATATTTTCCGAATGACCAAAAGCTTTCTTTTCGCCAATTCCAAACATTAAACGTTTATTATTTTTCTCCATATAATGGAGCCTGAAATCCGTTATATATTCTTTCTCATTCCAAGGGTATGTTTTGTGATGTTCAGAGTCCAATCGGTCGGTATTCCTTGAGGAGCAAGGACCTTAAAATCAATTTTCTTCTTCAACTTTGGAATGGAGATTGTATTGTGATTATATAAAATAGCTTTTATCTTCTTTTTCTATATACAAATCCAAAAAAGTCCCATATGAGTATTCGTTACTCCAAATCCTTATATATCTTATTCTTTCCAATCCTTTAAATCAGTATATATACAATTATGAATAATTGTTATCCTCGTGCACCGACTGAATGAGGGTTATTTTTTCCTTTGACCGATTAATGATTAGATGTACGACCATTAAAAGAAATGCGGTACTAACCAGTATACTTGGAATGATGAAAATACGAGGTTGGTAGCCGGACATTAGAAATGGTAGCAAATAGCCAATCAAAGCAGCTGTCTGGGATAAGAAAACGTATAAACTTGATCCAAATCCAATGCGTGTATTAAACATACGCTGTACATACCCCATTGCAACCCCATACAAAACAGAGACGAAAAAGGAATATAGGGGCTGTACGAGAAAAAATACCCAAAGTGGCGGATTTATAGAGTACACTAAATAAGTCGTTAGAGCACATAAACTGCTGATAATGATGACAATTTTACTCCCGAATTTGTTTGCCCAATATCCTGCAGCCGTCATAAACATTAATTCAAAAACGGCCTGAACACTCCACAAGTAGGACATTAACTGAGGTTCTTCAAACAATTGTACAACAACGAGAGGCAAATAAAGCCCCCTTAATGCGTCGGCACATGCAAGCAAAAGTAGAGCAAATAGCATAACAAGAGAGAATGATTCACTTTTATCACTAGATAAGGGTGCTGGTGCCTCATGCTCTTTGTAAAATAAAAGAACAACAAATAATGTAGCGTATCCTAAAAAATTCCCCCAAAGAACACTTTTGAAATCACCGAATATAAATAAATTCGCTCCTATTAGCAATCCAGTAAAAAAACCTACACTTAACGTAGCACGAAGCCAGATTTGAGCCATTTCATAAATATAAGGAGCAA encodes:
- a CDS encoding amidohydrolase family protein — translated: MIIDCHFHVDETMLALEKMIEEMDKNNVEKTALIPPFNETMYEKESTYQDNLHRLFRFFIMNFPKIGFKIYDGLVKDGYFKVNGSFKILTEPNNDIVANAIKRYPDRFLGWAAVNPTVPESVETLETYLNLTGFIGVKAHPFMHKYSIKELDSVGALCQNRDIPMIIHLSSEPNSYKYLPDKYPNLKVIYAHAGLPFWKSLWQYAKEKPNVYVDTSSDYLTSSIVRNVVQALGYRKVLYGCDGPYGMKKFNEYDYSDKRSWVDSLDIPGEHKEFILGKTFMDLIKRTDTR
- a CDS encoding DUF4367 domain-containing protein, producing MDSEHHKTYPWNEKEYITDFRLHYMEKNNKRLMFGIGEKKAFGHSENMVNDKAVNINGYKGYFSAFKASKNNENPVGGILRWVQKDPYLEMDSLTLTEEQMINIAK
- the nfsA gene encoding oxygen-insensitive NADPH nitroreductase, which codes for MNNTLELLHNHTSIRSFTNQPLTEEQRDAIFKAANQTSSFSLLQVVSIIRITDPELRKKVMQLSVNQPYIEEAAEFWIFCADFNRNNEIAPKVNLDYIEYLLIGTFDAGLMAQNALTAAESMGLGGVYIGGVRANITELTEVLNLPKFVIPLVGLCIGHPAGEKPGLKPRLPQSMVMFDNQYQPLDEEKLATYDEQMREYYQNRPVKAPFTVKKVKGWKDHIEDHLDRSRLPFMLEYLNKQGFAKK
- a CDS encoding winged helix-turn-helix transcriptional regulator, with the translated sequence MSRICKDGFDKECIKEQREFYGIAYTQNILSGRWKYVILWYLKTKERRYSEIKAFLWDISQGSLTKQLRELETDGLINRKVFPEVPPRVEYSLTSKGEELIPIIDLMEEFGKKFGEHAD
- a CDS encoding YkvA family protein, which codes for MLKNLFKKKTDLVKISSPNIDEVGEIEIEEERVADLKDEAEKLNAEDINQHEEHFSEEKFWTKVQKFSKRAGTSVVYAVLLLYYTLQKPDVPLKVKATIVGALGYFILPLDIIPDLAVGVGYADDLSVLIFALVQVALYVDDEIKMLAKNKLKDLFGENVDTTEIDNKLGR
- a CDS encoding MarR family winged helix-turn-helix transcriptional regulator: MNDKVGCDIRESLDKVSSKMRRDYSENLRELNLHVGQDRLLARLWLGDGITQMQLCEHLKCEPPTVTNMVKSLELNGFIYRKRDEQDARVMRIYLTDKGKKLEEPVDLKWKQQQAKLLHSISPEELLILRELMKRMERNLF
- a CDS encoding NtaA/DmoA family FMN-dependent monooxygenase (This protein belongs to a clade of FMN-dependent monooxygenases, within a broader family of flavin-dependent oxidoreductases, the luciferase-like monooxygenase (LMM) family, some of whose members use coenzyme F420 rather than FMN.), with product MEKRKELQLALQMVSGYGAEFSAWRMPGTDPAAYTNTDSYVERAKIAEKGKFQMIFIADTPALTVDLGSQTPMFPMDPMLALMAVARETKHIGLVATLSTTFNYPYNIARQFKALDVISNGRVGWNAVTTSEPLAAANFGTQVANRKERYDKAHESIQIVQALWGSWEQDAWTLDAEGGKFADMDKIQPINLQGQYYASRGPLPIPPSEQGQPVIFQAGGGQEGLELAGRYASGVYANPYDIESAREHRQALQQSAAHFGRNPDDIKMYAGFMFSIGSTEEEALERRRQLMSFNPEEIPSRVRYLGSMVGLPLSVHSVDIDQPLATDMLKKAYANPMDPRSHRALELLKKRLSIRDVLAHGVINYHPVVAGTPIQVADFLEEWFLAGACDGFSVVPDIAYDGVADFVELVVPILQDRGLFHREYEGKTLRENMGVPYQY
- a CDS encoding DNA alkylation repair protein, producing the protein MDEKKDIEIKRSSKVENILAQINSKTKLGDLRKIAKDIKKDHELAMELWSTEEFLPRLLAILIMDKKLLSQDVLNKLDKDMQTHTFDERNNLMDWLMANQLTKDKKKIALMESWENSPSALQRRAFWYYQGRLRWTGQTPPDNTAYLLSALEANITQEEPEVQWAMNFTAGWIGVYDEKNRVRCIKLGEKTGLYKDEIVAKGCTPSYLPEFITIEVNKRHNK
- a CDS encoding DHA2 family efflux MFS transporter permease subunit; translated protein: MKNQYNTRAIMASLLICGFVGMFSETALNIAMTNLMEVFQISAATAQWLTTGFLLTLGILMPMSGLLLQMFTTRQMFTGSLISLIVGTLIAALAFNFEMLMFARVLQAVGMGLLLPLLFNTILVIYPPEKRGAAMGFVGLVIMFAPATGPTIGGLLIEYFTWHYIFWFSLPFLIIGLLIGLKYLENVTDVTKPRVDLLSVALSTIGFGGVVFGFSKAGEGSEGWGSLVVLTSIIVGLVALMLFVLRQILMNDPMMNLSVFKYPMYVVGLLLVLSCMMIIMSSMIILPMFLQTGAGLSVFTAGLMLLPGSALNGILSPRMGHLFDKYGPKWLVIPGLVIVSIMLWFFTTLSPASSVAFIVVLHIGLMVGIGMVWMPAQTNGLNQLPPELYPHGTAVLNTLQQVAGAIGIAVAVSTLTGGMEKYLHGSSDPTRLNEIAKAMTAGSQNVFWFTMIIALIGLIIAFFIRRVINHEERYSAH
- a CDS encoding NADPH-dependent F420 reductase, whose amino-acid sequence is MRFGIIGAGPIGSIISKKLVKNGHDVKIADARGIERLEGKEFAGTAVLVEDAIKNIEVLIISLPIKALPSIRNIIDQVGEEVIIVDTSNYYPFRDGKIEEIENGMVESVWVSNQFGRPIIKAFNNLLAYTLEHEGKSEDSSGRITMAVAGNNQSQKQVVMDIVSDLGFDAVDNGSLTDSWRQQPGTPAYCTELTKNDLKEALKKANKEKAPLLRDKVMERFAELFAEKKQGELSHKDIVNINREIYNS